One Dysosmobacter welbionis DNA segment encodes these proteins:
- a CDS encoding DUF6103 family protein — protein sequence MKKATVTVSFEQEKLKAVQFYAGKNGTSLELELDMFMEKLYKKYVPSQTREYIESMAEPEEQPRPRPARSPRSAAPDTFDEKKGVE from the coding sequence ATGAAAAAAGCCACAGTCACGGTTTCATTTGAGCAGGAAAAACTCAAAGCCGTCCAGTTCTATGCGGGAAAGAACGGTACCTCTTTAGAGTTGGAACTGGATATGTTCATGGAGAAGCTCTACAAAAAATATGTGCCTTCTCAGACCAGGGAGTATATTGAAAGCATGGCGGAGCCGGAGGAACAGCCCCGCCCGCGGCCTGCCCGGTCCCCTCGAAGCGCCGCGCCGGATACTTTTGACGAGAAGAAGGGGGTTGAATAA